The following proteins are co-located in the Paludibaculum fermentans genome:
- a CDS encoding lytic transglycosylase domain-containing protein: protein MARYNQYNKLMAFCFSLALAATAAAAEPASRVVTTVRPDAKTGRLVRSTTIVSHPTASKEVTPKTIKASATGAEINVGEIVERAAKAHAVDPLLVHSVIRAESNYNPTAVSPKGAEGLMQLIPATARRFGALNSFDVEENITAGVKYLKYLQEMFKDDRLALAAYNAGEGAVQKYGNVPPYKETVQYVDRVGKSYGEARKRQQPETAAVIAPIPQQPQPEPLRHLEVTTDSEGRMVLRTR from the coding sequence ATGGCTCGTTATAATCAGTACAACAAATTGATGGCGTTCTGTTTCAGCCTGGCCTTGGCGGCCACGGCGGCAGCGGCTGAACCCGCGTCGCGCGTGGTGACCACCGTGCGGCCCGATGCCAAAACGGGGCGGCTCGTGCGCAGTACCACTATTGTCTCGCATCCCACTGCAAGTAAAGAAGTTACACCGAAGACGATCAAGGCTTCGGCCACTGGCGCTGAAATCAATGTCGGCGAGATCGTAGAGCGTGCCGCCAAAGCGCACGCGGTCGATCCGCTGCTGGTCCACTCCGTCATCCGCGCCGAAAGCAACTACAACCCCACCGCCGTGTCGCCCAAAGGCGCCGAAGGCCTCATGCAGCTCATCCCGGCAACCGCGCGCCGGTTCGGAGCCCTGAACAGCTTCGATGTTGAGGAAAACATTACTGCCGGGGTCAAGTACCTGAAATATCTTCAGGAAATGTTCAAGGACGACCGTCTCGCCCTGGCCGCTTATAACGCCGGCGAGGGCGCCGTGCAGAAGTACGGTAACGTTCCACCCTATAAAGAGACCGTGCAGTACGTCGATCGCGTCGGCAAATCCTACGGTGAGGCTCGCAAACGCCAGCAACCGGAAACCGCCGCCGTCATCGCCCCGATCCCGCAACAGCCTCAGCCGGAACCCTTGCGCCACCTTGAGGTGACCACGGATTCCGAGGGCCGTATGGTTCTGAGGACTCGCTAG
- the coaD gene encoding pantetheine-phosphate adenylyltransferase, protein MPSHNPLVAVYPGSFDPITNGHLDLIQRCAPLVDKLVVSVLRNAHKHPVFTLEERVAMLREVASPFRNVEVDCFDGLLVDYARQKQAKLLLRGIRAISDYEYELQMALMNRRLAPEIETMFMMAGEAYSFISSKLVKEVIGLGGNISGLVPPSVEEKLKQRFLGRA, encoded by the coding sequence TTGCCCAGTCATAACCCCCTCGTCGCGGTTTACCCCGGCAGCTTTGACCCAATTACGAACGGCCACCTGGACCTCATCCAGCGCTGTGCTCCACTCGTGGACAAGCTGGTCGTCTCGGTATTGCGCAACGCCCATAAGCACCCCGTTTTCACTTTGGAGGAGCGGGTGGCCATGCTGCGCGAGGTCGCCAGTCCCTTTCGCAACGTGGAAGTGGACTGCTTCGATGGGTTGTTGGTCGATTACGCCCGCCAGAAGCAGGCCAAGTTGCTTCTGCGCGGCATCCGCGCCATCTCTGACTATGAGTACGAGTTGCAGATGGCCCTGATGAACCGCCGCCTCGCCCCTGAGATCGAAACAATGTTTATGATGGCAGGAGAGGCTTATTCCTTCATCAGCTCCAAGCTGGTGAAAGAGGTCATTGGGCTGGGCGGCAATATCAGCGGTCTCGTTCCACCTTCCGTCGAAGAAAAGCTCAAGCAGCGTTTCCTGGGACGGGCATAA
- a CDS encoding pyridoxal phosphate-dependent aminotransferase, with protein sequence MQQASSHLADRISLISVSSTARVSAEAEKLRRAGVDVVDFGVGEPDFPTPDNIKRAAIAALDQNFTRYTAMPGVQELRQAVVDRHKADYGTSYSVPECVVSVGGKHAIFNMTQALVGDGDEVIIPIPYWVTYYDVVNYAGGKPVLVETSEAEGFALTAAQVEKAITPKTRLMIVNSPCNPSGALVEQAEFEKIAHLAKKRGIWLMTDECYCRFLYDSDPYSVASVPGMKDTVIVAGSLSKTYAMTGWRIGFTLAPAEVCTAIIKLQSHSTSNPTSIAQKGAIEALNGPQDSVDVMLAEYRKRRDYVIGRLRAIPGITCAEPRGAFYAYPNISGALSPNGLRTPMEFAEKLLAEAHVAAVPGEAFGTEKHVRISYATSMENIQKGLDRLESFVKKYSA encoded by the coding sequence ATGCAACAAGCGTCATCCCACCTCGCAGATCGAATCTCTCTTATTAGCGTCTCGTCCACGGCCCGTGTTTCGGCCGAGGCAGAGAAACTCCGCCGCGCCGGCGTGGATGTTGTCGACTTCGGCGTCGGCGAGCCGGACTTCCCCACCCCGGATAACATCAAACGCGCCGCCATCGCCGCCCTGGACCAGAACTTCACGCGCTATACGGCCATGCCGGGCGTGCAGGAACTGCGCCAGGCCGTCGTCGATCGCCACAAGGCGGATTACGGCACCAGCTACTCGGTCCCCGAGTGCGTTGTCTCCGTCGGCGGTAAGCACGCGATCTTTAATATGACGCAGGCGCTCGTGGGCGATGGCGATGAGGTCATCATCCCCATCCCCTACTGGGTGACCTATTACGACGTCGTGAACTACGCCGGCGGCAAACCCGTGCTCGTCGAAACCAGCGAAGCGGAGGGTTTTGCCCTCACCGCCGCCCAGGTCGAGAAGGCCATCACCCCCAAAACCCGCCTCATGATCGTCAATTCGCCTTGCAACCCGTCGGGCGCGCTGGTCGAGCAGGCCGAGTTCGAGAAGATCGCCCACCTCGCCAAGAAGCGCGGCATCTGGCTGATGACCGACGAGTGCTACTGCCGCTTCCTCTATGACAGCGATCCTTACTCCGTCGCCTCCGTGCCCGGCATGAAGGACACCGTCATCGTAGCCGGCTCGCTCTCCAAGACCTATGCCATGACCGGCTGGCGCATCGGCTTCACCCTCGCTCCGGCCGAAGTCTGCACGGCGATCATCAAGCTGCAATCCCACTCCACGTCCAACCCGACCTCCATTGCCCAGAAAGGCGCCATCGAGGCCCTCAACGGACCCCAGGATTCGGTCGACGTCATGCTCGCCGAGTACCGCAAACGCCGCGACTACGTCATCGGGCGCCTGCGCGCCATCCCCGGCATCACCTGCGCCGAACCCCGCGGCGCCTTCTACGCCTACCCCAACATCAGCGGCGCGCTCAGCCCCAACGGCCTGCGCACCCCCATGGAATTCGCAGAAAAACTCCTGGCCGAGGCCCATGTGGCCGCCGTGCCTGGCGAGGCCTTCGGCACCGAGAAGCACGTCCGCATCTCCTACGCCACCTCCATGGAGAACATTCAGAAGGGGTTGGACCGCCTGGAAAGTTTCGTCAAGAAGTACTCTGCCTAG
- a CDS encoding YjhG/YagF family D-xylonate dehydratase, translated as MPAITQVPSLTSILDSGDPTMFAPPTKTRGPQGQLPFTDDMLRNAPSGDLFGWTMNAGMGWDPSKLGGKEVLILSTHGGLRAADGTPIALGYHSGHWEVNLLVEAAARELKGLDAVPFAGYCSDPCDGRSQGTTGMFDSLPYRNDAAQIFRRLIRSLPRRSGVLGVATCDKGLPAMMMALAAQHTLPCILVPGGVTLLAEEGEDAAAIQTIGARFAHGKITREYAAEMGCRACASPGGGCQFLGTAATAQVVGEALGMSLTHSALAPSGQPVWLDMARRSARAVLSMESRGLGMRDILTPAALENAMAVHAAFGGSTNLILHLTAIAYHAGLKRPAVDDWARVNRSVPRIVDALPNGPKHHATVQVFLAGGVPEVMLHLRKAGLLDTSVLVASGQTLGDALDWWAQSERRAVLRKTLLARDGIDPDNVIMSPDEARHRGLTATVCFPIGNLAPEGAVIKSTSIDASVVDADGVYRKVGPARVFVTEPAAIEAIKAGQVKEGDILVLACRGPMGAGMEETYQLTSALKFLPFGKHVALLTDARFSGVSTGACIGHISPEALAGGPIGKLREGDVIEIVVDRNRLEGTVNLVGEAGTVFGAEQGTRVLAERAPRPDLAPDKDLPADTKLWAALQDASGGTWGGAVYDVERIVKLLAAGRRALGE; from the coding sequence ATGCCAGCAATCACGCAAGTGCCCAGTCTCACCTCGATTCTCGACTCCGGTGACCCGACGATGTTTGCGCCGCCCACGAAGACGCGCGGTCCGCAGGGGCAGTTGCCCTTCACGGACGACATGCTACGCAACGCCCCCAGCGGCGATCTGTTCGGCTGGACGATGAATGCCGGCATGGGCTGGGATCCGTCGAAGCTGGGCGGCAAGGAGGTGTTGATCCTCAGCACGCATGGCGGCTTGCGGGCGGCTGACGGGACGCCCATCGCCCTGGGCTATCACAGCGGCCACTGGGAGGTGAACCTGCTGGTGGAGGCGGCGGCGCGCGAGTTGAAGGGGCTGGACGCGGTGCCGTTCGCGGGCTACTGCTCGGATCCGTGCGACGGGCGGTCGCAGGGGACGACGGGCATGTTCGATTCGCTGCCTTACCGCAATGACGCGGCGCAGATCTTCCGGCGGCTGATCCGGTCGCTGCCGCGGCGCAGCGGCGTGCTGGGCGTCGCCACCTGCGACAAGGGGCTGCCGGCGATGATGATGGCGCTGGCGGCGCAGCATACGCTGCCGTGCATCCTGGTGCCTGGCGGCGTGACGCTGCTGGCCGAGGAGGGTGAGGACGCGGCGGCGATCCAGACGATTGGGGCACGTTTCGCGCATGGCAAGATTACGCGCGAATACGCGGCTGAGATGGGGTGCCGGGCGTGCGCGTCTCCGGGCGGCGGGTGTCAGTTCCTGGGTACGGCGGCTACGGCGCAGGTGGTGGGCGAGGCGCTGGGTATGTCGTTGACGCATTCTGCGCTGGCGCCTTCGGGTCAGCCGGTGTGGCTGGACATGGCGCGGCGGTCGGCGCGGGCGGTGCTGTCGATGGAGTCGCGCGGGTTGGGCATGCGCGACATCCTGACTCCGGCGGCGCTGGAGAACGCGATGGCGGTGCACGCGGCGTTCGGCGGGTCGACCAACCTGATCCTGCATCTGACGGCGATTGCGTACCACGCGGGCCTGAAGCGGCCGGCGGTGGACGACTGGGCTCGCGTGAATCGCAGCGTGCCGCGCATCGTGGACGCGCTGCCGAACGGGCCGAAGCATCACGCGACGGTGCAGGTGTTTCTGGCGGGCGGCGTGCCGGAGGTGATGCTGCACCTAAGGAAGGCGGGGCTGCTGGACACCAGCGTGCTGGTGGCGTCGGGCCAGACGCTGGGCGACGCGCTGGACTGGTGGGCACAGAGCGAGCGGCGGGCCGTGCTGCGCAAGACCCTGTTGGCGCGCGATGGCATTGATCCGGACAACGTGATCATGTCGCCGGACGAGGCGCGGCATCGCGGGCTGACGGCGACGGTGTGCTTCCCGATCGGGAACCTGGCTCCGGAAGGGGCGGTGATCAAGAGTACGTCGATCGACGCGAGTGTCGTGGACGCAGACGGGGTGTACCGGAAGGTGGGCCCGGCCCGGGTGTTCGTGACGGAGCCCGCCGCGATTGAAGCGATCAAGGCCGGACAAGTGAAAGAGGGCGACATCCTGGTGCTGGCCTGCCGGGGTCCGATGGGCGCCGGCATGGAGGAGACGTATCAGCTGACAAGCGCGCTGAAGTTTCTGCCATTCGGGAAGCACGTGGCCCTGCTGACGGATGCTCGGTTCAGCGGCGTGTCGACGGGCGCCTGCATCGGCCACATTTCGCCGGAGGCGCTGGCGGGCGGGCCGATCGGGAAGCTGCGGGAAGGGGACGTGATCGAGATCGTCGTCGACCGCAACCGGCTGGAAGGTACCGTGAACCTGGTGGGCGAGGCTGGGACGGTGTTTGGGGCGGAGCAGGGGACTCGGGTTCTGGCGGAGCGGGCTCCGCGGCCGGACCTGGCTCCGGATAAGGATCTGCCGGCGGATACGAAGTTGTGGGCGGCCTTGCAGGATGCCAGCGGTGGGACGTGGGGTGGGGCGGTGTATGACGTGGAGCGAATTGTGAAGTTACTGGCGGCGGGGCGGCGGGCGTTGGGC
- a CDS encoding ABC transporter ATP-binding protein, translated as MIDKFPHYIEFQHVYKTFDHPVLVDCNFYIDPGETLAIIGRSGVGKSVSLFHIMGFLKPDSGRVIVAHQDITELSEAELRTIRRKVTMVFQSGALFDSLTVGENILFSLELRDDYDAANKMDVVRGLLEMVDLAEFEDAYPADLSTGYRRAVAIARALAAQPECVLYDEPTTMVDPIMSDQMASLMLRLKKQLGLTSLVVTHDLDLMRRVADRVVFLYEGKVIYFGAVSEMEKCDHPHVREFLAMDRVDFSA; from the coding sequence ATGATCGACAAGTTTCCGCATTACATCGAGTTCCAGCATGTCTATAAGACGTTCGACCACCCCGTTTTAGTCGACTGCAACTTCTACATTGATCCAGGTGAGACGCTGGCGATCATCGGCCGCAGCGGCGTGGGCAAGAGCGTGAGCCTGTTCCACATCATGGGGTTCCTGAAGCCGGATTCGGGCCGGGTGATTGTTGCGCACCAGGACATCACAGAGTTGTCGGAAGCCGAACTGCGGACCATTCGCCGCAAGGTGACCATGGTCTTCCAGAGTGGCGCCCTGTTCGATTCGCTCACCGTCGGCGAAAATATCCTCTTTTCCCTGGAGTTGCGGGACGACTACGACGCGGCGAACAAGATGGACGTCGTGCGCGGCCTGCTGGAGATGGTGGATCTGGCGGAGTTCGAAGATGCCTATCCGGCGGACCTGTCCACAGGCTACCGGCGGGCGGTGGCGATTGCGAGGGCACTGGCGGCCCAACCGGAGTGCGTGCTGTACGACGAGCCGACCACGATGGTGGACCCGATCATGTCGGACCAGATGGCTTCGCTGATGCTGCGGCTGAAGAAGCAGTTGGGACTGACGTCACTCGTGGTGACGCACGATCTCGACCTGATGCGCCGGGTGGCGGACCGGGTGGTGTTCCTGTACGAAGGCAAAGTGATCTATTTTGGAGCGGTTTCCGAGATGGAGAAGTGCGATCACCCGCACGTCAGGGAGTTTCTGGCGATGGACCGGGTGGACTTCAGCGCTTGA
- a CDS encoding Gfo/Idh/MocA family protein, with protein sequence MSEAGPVTRRAAIGALTAASYSRVAGANNRIGVGFIGYGLIGAQHVFDFKSQDDVDLVGLAETYEPRLREGIAACEARPGTKTRGYRDFRRLLDEKDIDAVVVSTPDHWHALLTMMACAAGKDVYVEKPMTLFVREGRWMTQVVRRHKRVVQVGTQQRSGVHYQAARKLVQEQYFGKLLSVRMAAFRNIMPGFGKPAEPQPENFDYDMWLGPAPARPYQPHRGLYHFRWFWDFSGGQMTNLAAHELDIVQWVTGQKGPRAVSSSGGRFALEDDGETADTQDALFEYDKFTAIWSHREACLGRRPPGGSEYAGTKGALLINRAGFEVLPDTKMPPGNAIPVFKGQPQGGPKREAVTPEPWIQAMKVPGSSDDQFRAHVRNFLDCIKSRERTVADVEDGHQTAVACHLANISLRTGRKIRWDPDKEEILNDPEAAAMLERPYRKPWDRVLKGLLS encoded by the coding sequence ATGTCAGAGGCTGGACCAGTTACTCGACGCGCGGCCATCGGCGCACTCACCGCGGCTTCCTACTCCAGGGTCGCGGGCGCCAACAACCGCATCGGCGTCGGCTTCATCGGCTACGGCCTCATCGGCGCCCAGCACGTCTTCGACTTCAAGAGCCAGGACGATGTCGACCTCGTCGGCCTCGCCGAAACCTACGAGCCCCGCCTGCGCGAGGGCATTGCCGCCTGCGAAGCCCGGCCCGGCACCAAGACGCGCGGCTACCGCGATTTCCGCCGTCTGCTCGACGAGAAAGACATCGACGCCGTCGTCGTCTCCACGCCCGATCACTGGCATGCCCTGCTGACCATGATGGCCTGCGCTGCAGGCAAGGACGTCTACGTCGAGAAACCCATGACCCTCTTCGTGCGCGAGGGCCGCTGGATGACCCAGGTCGTCCGGCGTCACAAGCGCGTCGTCCAGGTCGGCACCCAGCAACGCAGCGGAGTCCACTACCAGGCCGCCCGCAAGCTCGTGCAGGAACAGTACTTCGGCAAACTGCTCTCCGTCCGCATGGCCGCCTTCCGCAACATCATGCCCGGCTTCGGCAAGCCCGCCGAACCGCAGCCCGAGAACTTCGATTACGACATGTGGCTCGGCCCGGCGCCAGCCCGCCCCTACCAGCCTCATCGCGGCCTCTATCACTTCCGCTGGTTCTGGGACTTCTCCGGCGGCCAGATGACGAACCTCGCCGCCCACGAACTCGACATCGTGCAGTGGGTCACCGGCCAGAAAGGTCCGCGCGCCGTCTCCTCCTCCGGCGGCCGCTTCGCCCTGGAAGACGACGGCGAAACCGCCGACACCCAGGACGCCCTCTTTGAATACGATAAGTTCACCGCCATCTGGTCCCACCGCGAAGCCTGCCTGGGCCGCCGCCCGCCCGGAGGCAGCGAGTACGCCGGAACTAAGGGAGCCCTGCTCATCAACCGCGCCGGCTTCGAAGTCCTCCCGGATACAAAGATGCCGCCCGGCAACGCGATTCCTGTTTTCAAGGGCCAGCCGCAAGGCGGACCCAAACGCGAAGCCGTCACGCCCGAGCCCTGGATTCAGGCCATGAAGGTCCCCGGTTCCTCCGACGACCAGTTCCGCGCCCACGTCCGCAACTTCCTTGACTGCATCAAATCCCGCGAACGCACCGTCGCCGATGTCGAGGATGGCCACCAGACCGCCGTCGCCTGCCATCTCGCCAACATCAGCCTGCGCACCGGCCGCAAAATCCGCTGGGATCCGGACAAAGAAGAGATCCTGAACGACCCCGAAGCCGCGGCCATGCTCGAACGCCCGTACCGGAAACCCTGGGACCGGGTTCTGAAAGGGCTACTATCGTAG
- a CDS encoding SH3 domain-containing protein has product MRRRLLLPAFALALLAGCSSGPPRDPVLGEAFVGPATLQIRQELTARAALVATAKHGERLALIGRRRGFYRVRTSSDAEGWVDGRQLLSPENMTDLKNLAERAAGSPSQGRASVFEALNVHNLPNRQSPSFFQIRHDQQVEVVAHERAPRIPFTAPDFLKTEPFLVAAKKSRKKAAPKDPPPPPGKAPGVPANWLELSGNPDGFIPEQGEKVDKDEPKPQPPAVPMDDWTLIRSKEGQAGWVLARMLLMAIPDEVAQYAERARITAYFNIGKVNDHGVDKPVWMWASLAQRGVPFEFDSLRIFIWNVRRHRYETSFIERGMKGYLPIVLNGSPATSFRVIVEEKDGKYVEREYSINNFRARVTARHEAELPAPWNTVTKSAISSTPPKQPDKSWRDTAKGLYEDVKKRIKR; this is encoded by the coding sequence ATGCGTCGCCGACTTCTACTTCCTGCTTTCGCGCTCGCCCTTCTGGCGGGCTGCTCCTCCGGTCCACCACGGGATCCTGTACTCGGAGAGGCCTTCGTTGGCCCGGCCACCCTCCAGATCCGCCAGGAACTCACAGCCCGCGCCGCGCTCGTCGCCACCGCCAAACACGGCGAACGCCTCGCCCTTATCGGCCGCCGCCGCGGCTTCTACCGCGTACGCACCTCCTCCGATGCGGAAGGCTGGGTCGACGGCCGCCAACTCCTCTCGCCGGAGAACATGACCGATCTCAAGAACCTGGCCGAACGGGCGGCCGGCTCTCCATCGCAGGGGCGTGCCTCGGTGTTCGAGGCTCTGAACGTTCACAACCTGCCCAACCGCCAGTCCCCCAGCTTCTTTCAGATCCGCCACGACCAGCAGGTGGAAGTCGTCGCCCATGAGCGGGCCCCGCGCATCCCTTTCACCGCTCCCGACTTCCTCAAGACCGAACCGTTCCTGGTCGCCGCCAAGAAGTCCCGCAAGAAAGCGGCCCCGAAGGACCCGCCCCCGCCCCCCGGCAAGGCGCCCGGCGTACCCGCGAATTGGCTCGAACTCTCCGGCAATCCGGACGGCTTCATTCCGGAACAGGGCGAGAAGGTCGACAAAGACGAGCCCAAACCGCAGCCGCCCGCCGTCCCCATGGACGACTGGACCCTCATCCGCTCCAAAGAGGGCCAGGCCGGCTGGGTACTGGCCCGTATGTTGTTGATGGCGATTCCGGATGAAGTGGCGCAGTATGCCGAGCGGGCCCGCATCACCGCCTACTTCAACATCGGCAAAGTGAACGACCACGGTGTCGACAAGCCCGTCTGGATGTGGGCTTCGCTCGCCCAGCGCGGCGTACCCTTTGAGTTCGACTCCCTACGCATCTTCATCTGGAACGTCCGCCGCCACCGATATGAGACGTCGTTCATCGAGCGCGGGATGAAGGGCTACCTGCCCATCGTCCTGAACGGCTCACCCGCCACCAGCTTCCGCGTCATCGTCGAGGAAAAAGATGGTAAATACGTTGAACGCGAGTACAGTATCAACAACTTCCGTGCCCGGGTGACGGCCCGGCACGAAGCGGAGCTACCCGCACCATGGAATACCGTGACGAAATCCGCCATCAGTTCCACCCCGCCAAAACAGCCCGACAAGTCCTGGCGGGACACCGCGAAAGGGCTCTACGAAGACGTGAAGAAGCGCATCAAGCGCTGA
- a CDS encoding GGDEF domain-containing response regulator, producing the protein MKILVADDSLLMRRLLESTLQGWGYEVVTVSSGDEAWACLQKEDAPPLAILDWMMPVHTGPELCKLMRTLARPVYTYIILLTSRALREDIVEGLGAGADDYVIKPFDKHELEVRLRAGRRIIDLQAELMRAQEALRIQATRDGLTRTWNRAAILEILDREVIRASRERRPLGVVMLDLDHFKRINDEYGHLSGDAALSEAARRVGSCIRAYDAFGRYGGEEFLVVVPGAEDSGLISHAERLRVAIEASPFCLSGQNVSITASFGACTMVPTLPSDAELLIRSADNALYEAKHRGRNSVVFHPVVSASS; encoded by the coding sequence ATGAAAATCTTAGTCGCCGATGACAGTTTGTTAATGCGCCGGCTCCTCGAATCGACTCTTCAGGGTTGGGGATATGAGGTCGTTACCGTATCGAGTGGAGACGAAGCGTGGGCGTGTCTCCAGAAGGAAGACGCTCCGCCACTGGCGATCCTCGATTGGATGATGCCGGTCCATACCGGGCCTGAGCTGTGCAAGTTGATGCGCACGCTGGCGCGGCCGGTCTACACATACATCATCCTGCTGACCTCACGCGCATTGCGCGAGGACATTGTCGAGGGGTTGGGCGCGGGCGCCGACGACTACGTGATCAAGCCGTTCGACAAGCACGAATTGGAAGTACGGTTGCGCGCGGGGCGGCGGATCATCGATCTGCAGGCTGAACTGATGCGGGCACAGGAAGCGCTGCGCATCCAGGCTACACGCGACGGGCTGACCCGTACCTGGAATCGCGCCGCGATTCTGGAGATTCTCGACCGGGAAGTGATTCGCGCTTCCCGCGAGCGCCGCCCGCTGGGTGTCGTCATGCTGGATCTCGATCACTTCAAGCGGATCAACGACGAGTATGGGCATCTTTCCGGCGACGCCGCGCTGAGCGAAGCCGCGCGGCGTGTGGGCAGTTGCATTCGTGCCTACGATGCGTTTGGCCGGTACGGCGGCGAAGAGTTTCTGGTGGTTGTGCCCGGCGCGGAAGATTCCGGGCTGATCTCGCATGCGGAACGGCTGCGGGTGGCCATCGAAGCCTCTCCGTTCTGCCTGAGCGGTCAGAACGTGAGCATCACCGCCAGCTTTGGCGCCTGCACCATGGTGCCGACCCTGCCCTCGGACGCCGAGTTGCTGATCCGATCCGCCGACAATGCGCTGTATGAGGCAAAGCACCGCGGCCGCAACAGCGTGGTGTTTCACCCGGTCGTGTCGGCTTCGTCCTAG
- the mobA gene encoding molybdenum cofactor guanylyltransferase — protein sequence MSVAGFVLTGGHSSRMGRDKAMLPYGDGTLVEWVAGVARDAAGVVYLVGAPERYVHLGLSCLPERYPDCGPLSGIEAALRQGYNWNLILACDMPRLDVGWLQRMVRCAIEGEKPAVAAAHGGGRVEPLCAVYHAGLQPVFAAALEQGRYSVRKLLDTIDFTRFPVDDEEYVANLNTSDEWARWSQ from the coding sequence ATGAGCGTCGCCGGCTTCGTGCTGACGGGGGGCCACAGCAGCCGGATGGGCCGCGATAAGGCCATGCTGCCATATGGGGATGGGACCCTGGTGGAGTGGGTGGCGGGTGTCGCCCGCGATGCCGCCGGGGTGGTTTATCTTGTTGGCGCGCCAGAACGTTATGTCCATCTGGGGCTCTCCTGCCTGCCCGAAAGATATCCCGATTGCGGGCCGCTGAGCGGCATTGAGGCGGCGCTGCGGCAGGGCTACAACTGGAACCTGATTCTGGCCTGCGACATGCCCCGGTTGGACGTGGGTTGGCTGCAGCGGATGGTGCGATGCGCGATTGAGGGGGAGAAGCCCGCTGTCGCTGCGGCGCATGGGGGCGGACGGGTGGAACCGCTGTGTGCCGTTTACCACGCGGGGCTCCAGCCGGTGTTTGCCGCGGCGCTGGAGCAGGGCCGGTACTCGGTCCGGAAGTTATTGGATACAATCGACTTTACGCGGTTTCCTGTGGATGATGAGGAATACGTGGCGAACCTGAATACGTCGGACGAGTGGGCGCGGTGGAGCCAATGA
- a CDS encoding peroxiredoxin family protein yields the protein MSFPLSSTGVARLFRLPSLVLAIAASCWADPPAMGQAAPDFSLVSLSGQTVRLSSATQNSDVVLVVLRGFPGYQCPVCNRQVQDYVHNSQGFADAGVRVLLVYPGPAGEVKERAREFASDKKLPAHFDLLLDPDYQFTQAYDLRWSAKGETAYPSTFLIDRKGRVYFSKTSKTHGGRTTAAEVLDLIRTQKR from the coding sequence TTGTCCTTTCCCCTCTCTTCCACGGGCGTCGCCCGTCTGTTCCGGCTGCCGTCTCTCGTCCTGGCGATAGCCGCATCCTGTTGGGCGGACCCTCCGGCCATGGGCCAGGCCGCTCCTGACTTCAGCCTGGTGTCGCTCTCCGGCCAGACGGTGCGGCTTTCGAGCGCGACGCAGAACAGCGATGTCGTGCTGGTGGTGCTGCGCGGCTTTCCCGGTTATCAATGTCCGGTCTGCAATCGGCAGGTTCAGGATTATGTACACAATTCGCAGGGCTTCGCTGATGCCGGGGTGCGTGTGTTGCTGGTCTACCCGGGGCCGGCCGGCGAGGTGAAGGAGCGGGCTCGTGAGTTCGCCTCCGATAAGAAGCTGCCGGCGCACTTCGACCTGTTGCTCGATCCCGATTATCAGTTCACACAGGCGTATGATCTGCGCTGGTCAGCAAAAGGGGAGACTGCGTATCCCTCCACCTTCCTGATCGACAGAAAGGGTCGGGTGTATTTCTCGAAGACCAGCAAGACTCATGGCGGACGTACGACGGCGGCCGAAGTTCTGGACTTGATTCGCACTCAGAAACGCTGA